The genomic window TATGTATCATGTCTCCAGTTTTATCTAAACTTAACTTTTCAACCTTTAATacgtcttcttcatttgtgGAAGGTAAGAGATACAAACATAAGACTCAAGATGAAACCAAGACtctccgggtaacaaaTTTGATATACATTttgttcattttttttcacttttttcattaatttttttcagcAAGCTGTAGTGTTGTATAGTGGAAATCTGAAAATTTAATAATTGCCATTGAATATATGAATCAACTCATATATATTGCTAAGTGTGAAACTAAGGTAATTCCCTGTTTATCGTTTTGTTGATTGAGTTTTGAATCAAGATAGATACCATAGTACAAACACCAAAAATGCCAATTGATCAAGAGAAATTAGCTAAGTTGCAAAAGTTGTCTGCCAACAACAAGGTTGGTGGTACCAGAAGAAAGCTAGCAAAGAAGACTGGTACTTCCAGCAAAGATGACACCAAGTTGCAAGCTCAATTGCAAAAGTTGAGAGCTGTTACTATTGACAATGTCGCTGAagccaacttcttcaaggaCGATGGTACTGTTTTGCACTTCAACAAGGTTGGTGTTCAAGTCGCCCCACAGCACAACACCTCTGTGTTCTACGGTATTCCTCAAACTAAGGGTTTGCAAGAACTATTCCCAGGTATTATCTCTCAAATGGGTGCTGAAGCTATCAGTGCTTTGACCCAAATGGCTTCTCAACTACAATCTGCTGAAGCTCAAAAGGCTGCTGCTCCAGAAGCCGATGAAGGTAAGGAC from Kluyveromyces marxianus DMKU3-1042 DNA, complete genome, chromosome 6 includes these protein-coding regions:
- the EGD1 gene encoding Egd1p, translated to MPIDQEKLAKLQKLSANNKVGGTRRKLAKKTGTSSKDDTKLQAQLQKLRAVTIDNVAEANFFKDDGTVLHFNKVGVQVAPQHNTSVFYGIPQTKGLQELFPGIISQMGAEAISALTQMASQLQSAEAQKAAAPEADEGKDIDIPNLVEGQTFEEDVE